From the Daucus carota subsp. sativus chromosome 8, DH1 v3.0, whole genome shotgun sequence genome, one window contains:
- the LOC108198006 gene encoding uncharacterized protein LOC108198006 gives MELIEHKYVEANGLKHHVAEIGSGSTVVLFLHGFPEIWYTWRFQMIAVAKAGYRAIAPDFRGYGLSDKPPVPEDTTFSVLVADLPPILEALKVDKVFVIGQDFGSMVAYRFALEHPERILGVATLGVPFMPPGPFTSHQTLPEGFYISRWNEPGRAEADFGRLSAKTVIKNIYTMFSRNEIPIAKEGQEIMDLVEPSTPLPSWFTDEDLAAYGDLYEKSGFQTSLAVPYRSLFAPEKESGKNAENPRIEVPALYMTGEKDYLFKFPGVAEFVKSGEVKKYVPNLEMIFLPEGTHFISEQFPDEVNHHILTFLQCNTQSA, from the exons ATGGAACTGATTGAGCACAAGTATGTTGAAGCCAATGGGCTAAAGCATCATGTAGCGGAAATTGGATCTGGATCAACTGTGGTTTTATTTCTGCATGGCTTTCCTGAAATTTGGTACACTTGGCGCTTTCAAATGATTGCGGTTGCCAAGGCTGGATACAGAGCCATTGCACCTGATTTCCGTGGATACGGGTTGTCTGATAAGCCTCCTGTACCTGAGGATACCACCTTCTCTGTCCTAGTTGCCGACCTTCCCCCTATTCTTGAGGCCCTGAAAGTTGACAAG GTGTTTGTTATTGGTCAAGATTTTGGATCAATGGTTGCTTATCGATTTGCCCTTGAACATCCAGAGAGGATACTGGGAGTTGCCACATTAGGTGTGCCATTCATGCCACCAGGTCCCTTCACAAGCCATCAAACACTTCCAGAAGGATTCTACATTTCTAGATGGAAT GAACCGGGACGAGCAGAAGCTGATTTTGGGAGACTGAGTGCAAAAACTGTGATAAAGAACATCTACACCATGTTCTCGAGAAACGAAATACCAATAGCTAAGGAAGGACAGGAGATCATGGATCTGGTGGAACCTTCAACTCCTTTACCCTCATGGTTCACAGACGAAGATCTTGCAGCCTACGGGGATTTGTATGAAAAATCAGGGTTTCAGACTTCATTGGCAGTTCCCTATAG GTCCTTATTTGCACCCGAAAAGGAAAGCGGGAAAAATGCAGAGAATCCAAGAATCGAGGTTCCAGCGCTATACATGACAGGGGAGAAGGATTACTTGTTCAAGTTTCCTGGAGTTGCAGAGTTTGTCAAGAGTGGAGAGGTGAAAAAGTATGTCCCCAACCTGGAAATGATATTCTTGCCTGAAGGAACACACTTCATTTCAGAGCAATTTCCTGATGAGGTCAATCACCATATTCTCACCTTTCTGCAATGCAATACTCAGAGTGCCTAA